One genomic window of Sulfurovum lithotrophicum includes the following:
- a CDS encoding nucleoside 2-deoxyribosyltransferase, whose amino-acid sequence MKKKIYLAAPLFNEQERIYNKSIKNLLTSRYEVYLPQEDGLLLKNLLDQGVALSIAERKIFSADIAAMENCDILLAILDGAHIDEGVAFEIGYMYALDKKCIGIQTDIRRQLPSGNNPMISMSLDKIFDNAEDVVHWLEGLA is encoded by the coding sequence ATGAAAAAAAAAATATATTTAGCAGCACCATTATTTAATGAGCAGGAAAGAATATACAATAAGTCTATAAAAAATTTATTGACCTCTCGTTATGAAGTTTATTTACCTCAAGAAGATGGACTATTACTTAAAAACTTACTTGATCAAGGAGTAGCATTAAGTATTGCGGAAAGAAAGATTTTTTCTGCAGATATTGCAGCTATGGAAAATTGTGATATATTGCTCGCCATTTTAGATGGTGCCCATATTGATGAAGGTGTTGCATTTGAAATTGGATACATGTATGCTTTAGATAAAAAATGTATAGGGATACAAACTGATATAAGAAGGCAACTACCATCAGGGAATAATCCTATGATTAGTATGTCATTAGATAAAATTTTTGACAATGCAGAAGATGTTGTACATTGGCTGGAAGGTCTAGCCTAG
- a CDS encoding ORF6N domain-containing protein — protein sequence MNELTIPIHDKIYTLRGKQIMLDEDLAELYQIETRILNQAVKRNIERFPEDFMFQLTEEEYGNLKSQFVISSLEKHGGRRKLPFVFTENGVYMLSAVLKSQVAIDVSIEIMRTFTKLREFTLHYNALGKKIIELERKNDKQFKKVFDILDTLMNDTQRTDEKVMGFIKDA from the coding sequence ATGAATGAACTCACTATACCTATACATGATAAAATATACACACTACGTGGAAAGCAGATCATGCTTGATGAAGATTTAGCGGAATTGTATCAGATAGAAACAAGAATTTTAAATCAGGCTGTTAAGCGTAACATAGAAAGATTTCCAGAAGATTTTATGTTTCAACTTACAGAAGAAGAGTATGGAAACTTGAAATCACAATTTGTGATATCAAGTTTGGAAAAGCATGGAGGTAGACGAAAATTACCATTTGTTTTTACCGAAAACGGTGTTTATATGCTCTCTGCGGTACTTAAAAGTCAAGTAGCTATAGATGTGAGTATAGAGATTATGCGTACCTTTACGAAACTCAGAGAATTTACTTTACACTACAATGCTTTGGGTAAAAAAATTATAGAACTTGAACGTAAAAATGATAAACAGTTCAAAAAAGTATTTGATATCTTAGATACTCTTATGAACGATACACAAAGAACAGATGAAAAAGTTATGGGATTTATAAAAGATGCGTGA
- a CDS encoding YajQ family cyclic di-GMP-binding protein has translation MAKEHYFDISAKLDMMEMKNAIEQAKKEVSTRFDFKGIMTEIELNEKAKVLNLSSSSDSKIDALKDIVMSKMIKRGLSTKSLDEVKTEGISGGNVKVVYRIVDSIEKDEAKKIVKAIKDAKLKVTPSIQGDEIRVSGKKIDDLQAVIALVKQMEDLKAPLTFGNFK, from the coding sequence ATGGCAAAAGAGCACTATTTCGATATATCTGCCAAGCTGGACATGATGGAAATGAAAAATGCTATCGAGCAGGCAAAAAAAGAGGTGAGTACACGTTTCGATTTCAAGGGAATAATGACCGAGATAGAGTTGAATGAAAAAGCGAAAGTACTGAATCTCTCCAGTTCCAGTGACAGTAAGATAGATGCACTCAAAGATATCGTGATGAGCAAGATGATAAAGCGTGGGCTTTCCACCAAGTCACTTGATGAGGTAAAAACAGAAGGGATCAGCGGCGGAAATGTGAAGGTGGTTTACCGTATCGTTGACAGCATTGAAAAAGATGAGGCAAAGAAGATCGTCAAGGCGATTAAGGATGCCAAGTTGAAGGTTACGCCTTCCATTCAGGGTGATGAGATACGTGTCAGTGGAAAAAAGATCGATGATCTTCAGGCTGTGATCGCCTTGGTCAAGCAAATGGAGGATCTCAAAGCACCATTGACTTTTGGGAACTTCAAGTAG
- a CDS encoding homoserine dehydrogenase, whose amino-acid sequence MVKIGILGVGTVGESVAKILEENGDIIEARAGKKIVVKSGVVRDLSKKREVDIVLSDNPSDVVDDPEIDIVVELMGGVEEPYALVKRALENGKAVVTANKALLAYHRYELQEIAGDIPLMYEASTAGGIPVIGALRTGLSANHIESIQGIMNGTCNYMLTKMINEGAQYDEILKEAQDLGYAEADPTFDVGGFDASHKLLILASIAYGLDAKPEDILIEGIENITQTDVAFAKEFGYEIKLLGIAKKVQDENGESGVELRVHATMIPQESMIAKVDGVMNAVTVVGDRVGETMYYGPGAGGDATASAVIADIVDIVRGNQGPMLGYKKGLESGLRLLSKDEIVTQYYIRLEVDDQSGVLAAITSTLGEFGISIESMLQKPTHNEEIAKLLFTTHKTQESKMQDAIKALGKLDVVHGEIAMMRIEK is encoded by the coding sequence ATGGTTAAAATAGGAATTTTGGGCGTAGGCACTGTGGGTGAAAGTGTTGCGAAGATACTTGAAGAGAACGGTGACATTATCGAAGCAAGAGCCGGCAAAAAGATCGTCGTCAAGTCAGGTGTGGTTAGAGACCTGAGCAAGAAGAGAGAAGTCGATATCGTATTGAGCGACAATCCTTCGGATGTGGTGGATGATCCCGAGATCGATATCGTTGTGGAATTGATGGGGGGAGTGGAAGAACCCTATGCACTGGTTAAAAGAGCATTGGAAAACGGTAAAGCGGTGGTGACGGCGAACAAAGCCCTCCTTGCCTACCATCGTTACGAGCTTCAGGAGATCGCAGGAGACATCCCTTTGATGTACGAAGCGAGTACTGCCGGGGGTATCCCGGTGATTGGTGCTCTGAGAACCGGTCTTTCTGCCAACCATATCGAATCTATTCAGGGGATCATGAACGGTACCTGTAACTATATGCTCACCAAAATGATCAACGAAGGCGCACAGTATGACGAGATCCTCAAAGAGGCACAGGACCTGGGGTATGCTGAAGCGGACCCGACCTTCGACGTAGGCGGCTTCGACGCTTCGCACAAACTGCTGATCCTCGCTTCCATTGCGTATGGCCTGGATGCCAAGCCGGAAGATATCCTCATAGAAGGTATCGAGAACATCACGCAGACAGATGTAGCCTTTGCCAAAGAATTCGGTTACGAGATTAAACTGCTTGGCATTGCCAAAAAAGTGCAAGATGAAAACGGTGAAAGCGGTGTGGAGCTGCGTGTGCATGCAACGATGATACCACAGGAGAGCATGATTGCCAAAGTGGACGGTGTGATGAATGCTGTGACCGTTGTCGGTGACCGTGTGGGTGAAACGATGTATTACGGGCCGGGAGCCGGCGGCGATGCCACCGCTTCCGCGGTCATTGCCGACATCGTCGACATCGTGCGAGGGAACCAGGGGCCTATGCTCGGATATAAAAAAGGGTTGGAGAGTGGCCTCAGACTCTTGAGCAAAGATGAGATCGTAACACAGTACTACATCCGACTGGAGGTGGATGACCAGAGCGGTGTGTTGGCTGCCATTACCTCCACCTTGGGTGAATTCGGTATCTCCATAGAGTCCATGCTGCAGAAACCGACCCACAACGAAGAGATCGCAAAACTTCTTTTCACAACGCACAAGACACAGGAGAGCAAGATGCAGGATGCGATCAAAGCGCTTGGCAAACTCGATGTGGTACATGGTGAGATTGCGATGATGAGGATTGAGAAGTAA
- the trxB gene encoding thioredoxin-disulfide reductase: MLDCAIIGGGPAGLTAGLYATRGGLKNVTMFEMGMPGGQITQSSEIENYPGFFEHDKTGMDFMDTWQKQCFHFGLKHEMKKVERIAKTGEHFTIILEGGEQVEAKTTVVCTGSVPKRAGFKGEDEFFGKGVSTCATCDGFFYKDKPVTVLGGGDTALEEALYLSNICSDVYVVHRRDAFRAAPPTMERVEKKENIHLVTDSVIEEAYGDAMGLQGVKIKNIKTDEITDMKNTGLFVFVGHDVRNEVLQDENGGFICEMNDWGQVIVDLSMRTSVEGLYAAGDLRVEAPKQVVVAAGDGATAALQVISYIQEQA; this comes from the coding sequence ATGTTAGATTGTGCAATTATCGGTGGTGGGCCTGCTGGGCTTACGGCAGGACTCTATGCGACCAGAGGCGGGCTGAAGAATGTAACCATGTTCGAAATGGGAATGCCGGGCGGACAGATCACGCAGAGTTCGGAGATAGAGAACTATCCGGGATTTTTCGAGCATGACAAAACAGGTATGGATTTTATGGATACCTGGCAGAAACAGTGTTTTCATTTTGGTCTCAAGCATGAAATGAAAAAAGTAGAACGCATAGCAAAAACAGGTGAACATTTTACCATTATACTTGAGGGCGGAGAGCAGGTAGAAGCAAAAACGACTGTTGTCTGTACGGGGTCAGTACCTAAACGTGCGGGATTCAAAGGTGAAGATGAGTTTTTTGGTAAAGGTGTGAGTACCTGTGCAACCTGCGACGGATTCTTTTATAAAGACAAACCTGTTACCGTACTGGGTGGGGGGGATACCGCGCTGGAAGAGGCACTATATCTTTCCAACATCTGTTCTGATGTCTATGTAGTACACAGAAGAGATGCATTCAGGGCAGCACCTCCAACGATGGAGAGAGTCGAGAAAAAAGAGAATATTCATCTTGTGACCGATTCTGTTATTGAAGAGGCGTATGGTGATGCGATGGGACTTCAGGGTGTAAAGATCAAGAATATAAAAACAGATGAGATCACAGATATGAAGAATACAGGACTCTTTGTGTTTGTCGGGCATGATGTACGAAATGAAGTACTGCAAGATGAGAACGGCGGATTCATCTGTGAAATGAACGACTGGGGTCAGGTAATTGTTGATCTGAGTATGAGGACATCGGTAGAAGGGCTTTATGCCGCAGGCGATCTTCGTGTCGAGGCACCAAAGCAGGTCGTGGTTGCAGCCGGTGACGGTGCGACAGCTGCATTGCAGGTAATTTCATATATTCAAGAACAGGCATAA
- a CDS encoding phytanoyl-CoA dioxygenase family protein, whose amino-acid sequence MRLTEEVLQNFEANGFLLLPQFADHELCDTIRDIALAHLKHKVPPIETELEYVGKTKEERKLISDGKAHLFEGQVTVRRLRQVYHRDIVFKHWMENEKIRPVLKQILGENPTITIAHHNSIMTKMPHTSTETRWHQDFRYWHFENDNLVSVWLALDEENGENGVLEFIPGSHKMDFAPSQFDEKDYFSDSCEENRKAITGKVCYPLQKGDVVLFHCKLLHRANRNSTDEPKISFVYTVKGCSNKAIEGTRSSEFEEVPLD is encoded by the coding sequence ATGAGATTGACAGAAGAAGTGCTTCAGAATTTTGAAGCAAATGGCTTTTTGCTATTGCCCCAATTTGCAGACCATGAGCTCTGTGATACGATACGAGATATTGCTCTGGCACACCTGAAGCATAAAGTACCACCGATCGAAACAGAATTGGAGTATGTCGGCAAGACCAAAGAGGAGCGTAAGCTTATCTCGGACGGGAAAGCACATCTCTTTGAAGGACAGGTGACGGTTCGCCGCCTCAGACAGGTATATCACCGCGATATTGTATTCAAGCACTGGATGGAGAATGAAAAGATACGTCCGGTTCTGAAGCAGATACTCGGAGAAAATCCGACCATTACCATTGCCCATCATAATTCCATTATGACTAAAATGCCGCATACCTCTACCGAGACCAGATGGCATCAGGATTTCCGCTACTGGCACTTTGAAAATGACAATCTTGTGAGTGTATGGCTGGCTCTTGATGAAGAGAATGGAGAGAATGGCGTGCTTGAATTTATTCCGGGGAGCCATAAAATGGATTTTGCTCCGTCACAATTCGATGAGAAAGACTACTTCTCCGACAGTTGTGAAGAGAACCGGAAGGCCATTACGGGGAAAGTGTGTTACCCGCTGCAGAAAGGGGATGTAGTCCTTTTTCACTGCAAATTGTTACATAGAGCCAACAGGAACAGTACGGATGAACCGAAGATATCCTTTGTCTATACCGTCAAAGGGTGCAGCAATAAAGCGATAGAAGGCACACGCTCTTCGGAATTTGAAGAAGTACCGCTGGATTAA
- the trxA gene encoding thioredoxin: MAKYVELTSENFDATVAEGVTMVDFWAPWCGPCRMIAPVVEELAEEYEGKATIAKVNTDEQQELAVKYGIRSIPAILFFKNGEVADQMVGAASKDAFAEKINALL, encoded by the coding sequence ATGGCAAAATATGTAGAATTGACAAGCGAAAACTTTGACGCGACAGTAGCTGAAGGTGTAACAATGGTAGACTTCTGGGCTCCATGGTGCGGACCTTGTAGAATGATCGCTCCTGTTGTTGAGGAATTGGCAGAAGAGTACGAAGGCAAGGCGACTATCGCTAAAGTGAACACTGACGAGCAGCAGGAACTTGCTGTTAAATACGGTATCAGATCTATCCCTGCGATCCTTTTCTTCAAGAACGGTGAAGTAGCGGACCAAATGGTAGGTGCCGCTTCCAAAGATGCATTTGCAGAAAAAATCAACGCACTGCTGTAA
- a CDS encoding molybdopterin oxidoreductase family protein produces MTKKYEREEIESVCTYCGVGCDITGVVENNKIVKIFAQKDGVVSEGKLCIKGKYGYDFVDAKDRIREPRIKKTFLEKNPHIQKQFSSKLSEFDTNYMTCDLDTATTIAAMKLSEIKEKYGSDSFCAIGGARTSCESAYAFQKFCRETMDSPHVDNCARVCHSPSLKGMRATIGEGAATNPYNDIYECEYMIVIGSNTMEAHPIIANRIVDMAKKHNNLAVIDVRETKLARLAKHNCVIPYEANLLILNMMAYVIIDEELYDESFINNRTKGFEEFKEKILNDPYADPSFFKEVEGYEYLAKTIPNIAREYAVKKSMIFWGLGITEHLDGSYAVMAITHLALMTGNVGKTGAGLMPLRGQNNVQGACDMGCLPYFAPDYQKPKVEGLMTPQLVDAMIEGRIKGLLNMGEDITHIHPNVNKTEKAIGELEFLMVQELFMNDIAQRADMVIGVRSAYEKTGVYVNAMRRLHLSQPLVKSDLPDDWEVLTQMAQKLGDRENFNFKTSEDVWNEVREVAPRRFSGADYYRLARHRKRGMQWPIYHEDTPVLHLLDFRTDDGLGKYVYKQYEPRGMVQEIMEKRFYNDSLEGYYLTTGRTLAHYNNAAQTKRSSKLDTKYDEDVLLASLEDEERFGDKVILKSEYGESEALTVKYTEKVKAKTLFCTFHHAKSRINALFGDECDELIMTARFKSVKVDVIPVGDEIACG; encoded by the coding sequence ATGACAAAGAAATATGAACGGGAAGAGATAGAGAGTGTCTGTACCTATTGTGGTGTCGGGTGCGACATTACCGGTGTGGTGGAGAACAACAAGATCGTCAAGATATTTGCACAGAAGGATGGGGTGGTTTCTGAAGGAAAACTCTGTATTAAAGGCAAGTACGGGTATGACTTTGTCGATGCAAAGGACCGGATACGTGAACCGCGTATCAAAAAGACTTTTTTGGAAAAAAATCCTCATATCCAGAAGCAGTTTTCTTCAAAACTTTCCGAATTCGATACCAATTATATGACCTGCGATCTGGATACGGCAACCACGATCGCTGCCATGAAACTTTCTGAGATCAAAGAGAAGTACGGCAGTGACAGTTTCTGTGCTATAGGAGGTGCGAGAACATCATGTGAATCTGCTTATGCCTTCCAGAAGTTCTGTCGTGAGACCATGGACTCTCCGCATGTGGACAACTGTGCGAGAGTCTGTCATTCTCCAAGCCTCAAAGGGATGAGGGCAACCATAGGGGAGGGGGCTGCGACCAATCCTTACAACGATATCTATGAGTGTGAATATATGATCGTGATCGGTTCCAACACGATGGAAGCACATCCGATCATCGCGAACCGTATTGTCGATATGGCAAAAAAACACAATAATCTGGCTGTCATTGATGTGCGTGAAACAAAATTGGCACGCTTGGCCAAACACAACTGCGTCATTCCTTATGAAGCGAATCTTCTTATACTCAATATGATGGCTTATGTGATCATCGATGAAGAGCTGTACGACGAAAGTTTCATCAATAACCGCACCAAAGGTTTTGAGGAATTCAAAGAGAAGATACTGAATGATCCGTATGCCGATCCCTCTTTCTTTAAAGAGGTCGAAGGGTATGAGTATCTTGCAAAAACGATCCCCAATATCGCAAGAGAGTATGCGGTCAAAAAATCGATGATTTTCTGGGGTCTGGGTATCACCGAGCATCTGGACGGTTCCTATGCTGTTATGGCGATCACCCACCTGGCGCTGATGACGGGAAATGTGGGAAAGACCGGTGCAGGACTTATGCCGCTTCGTGGACAGAATAATGTACAGGGTGCCTGCGATATGGGATGTCTGCCATACTTTGCACCGGATTATCAGAAGCCAAAAGTAGAAGGACTGATGACACCGCAGCTTGTGGATGCGATGATAGAAGGACGTATTAAGGGGCTGCTCAACATGGGAGAGGATATCACCCATATCCACCCCAATGTCAACAAGACCGAAAAGGCGATCGGAGAGCTTGAGTTCCTGATGGTACAGGAGCTTTTCATGAACGATATTGCCCAGCGTGCCGACATGGTCATCGGTGTGCGTTCGGCCTACGAGAAGACAGGTGTCTATGTCAATGCAATGCGCCGTCTGCACCTCTCACAGCCACTGGTTAAATCTGATCTTCCTGATGACTGGGAAGTGCTTACACAAATGGCACAGAAACTTGGGGACAGAGAGAACTTCAACTTCAAAACATCCGAAGATGTCTGGAACGAGGTAAGGGAAGTGGCACCACGCAGATTCAGCGGTGCAGACTACTACAGGCTGGCACGTCACAGAAAAAGAGGGATGCAGTGGCCGATCTACCATGAGGATACCCCCGTACTTCATCTGCTTGATTTCCGTACGGATGACGGACTTGGAAAGTATGTCTACAAGCAGTATGAACCAAGGGGCATGGTCCAGGAGATCATGGAAAAGAGATTTTATAATGACTCTCTTGAAGGGTATTACCTGACAACGGGCCGTACACTGGCACACTACAACAATGCCGCCCAGACCAAAAGAAGCTCCAAGCTCGACACTAAGTATGATGAGGATGTGCTGCTCGCATCACTTGAAGATGAGGAGAGGTTCGGAGATAAAGTGATCCTCAAAAGCGAATATGGAGAAAGTGAGGCACTGACGGTAAAATATACCGAAAAGGTAAAGGCAAAGACACTTTTCTGCACCTTTCACCATGCCAAAAGCCGTATCAATGCGCTTTTTGGGGATGAGTGTGATGAGCTTATTATGACAGCAAGATTCAAATCGGTTAAGGTGGATGTGATCCCTGTAGGGGATGAGATCGCTTGCGGATAA
- a CDS encoding SIR2 family protein: MEHILKENNKAIVHLRQQFKNKNLGLVFGAGASMNLGFPSWVKLIKDIAEHPMVDGITLYESLKESVPQSSITDILFQHFKLKRIKEFEGEDEYFIKKRLLSDWRGIIYLSLYRDALESRKDKIASHPYLNDFIPMIQNSEITINYNFDDTLEFILSEHHQGDMQKPYQVLWESHSQYKIDSPVIYHPNGFLPEDENSQQSEELIFSDESFSDQLLDSMSGKSNMILNQFTKKTCILVGLSLEDATLKHLLRQSAILSPGNYHYYIRYTNEDLSNEEKEAIFNSNFTTYNLVTLFFNDSGISKFAKLITQESEEFQSFARELGIPVKFINYFVGSVAVGKSSILSHFGSFHILEEWIDKRPPELVKPFSDLDIEEKKQVEEWINGQFCKKNKWLTEQKEGFFLVDRSPLDPISFTTDKEEEKKRAESMLKGISNGEGLMVVPGNVVFLESDVKEQKGRLLAKRKASWTEEFLSELNIKTKKLYAENYSTCIVNSRSSLHDTIKNTAKVLFCDDYNEKNLHNNLEKLAKDGISL, translated from the coding sequence ATGGAACATATATTAAAAGAAAATAATAAAGCGATTGTTCACTTAAGACAACAGTTTAAGAATAAAAATCTTGGGCTTGTGTTCGGGGCAGGAGCCTCTATGAATTTAGGTTTTCCATCATGGGTAAAGCTTATTAAAGATATTGCAGAACATCCCATGGTTGATGGTATAACACTATATGAATCTCTAAAAGAATCCGTTCCCCAATCAAGTATAACAGATATATTATTCCAGCATTTTAAACTAAAAAGAATAAAGGAATTTGAGGGAGAAGATGAATATTTTATAAAAAAAAGATTACTGTCGGATTGGCGAGGTATTATTTATTTGTCTCTATATCGTGATGCTCTTGAAAGTAGAAAAGATAAGATAGCTTCACATCCTTATCTTAATGATTTTATTCCTATGATTCAAAACTCAGAAATAACGATAAATTATAATTTTGATGATACGTTAGAGTTTATACTTTCCGAGCATCATCAAGGAGACATGCAGAAACCATATCAAGTCTTATGGGAATCCCATAGTCAATACAAGATAGACTCTCCTGTCATATACCATCCTAATGGTTTTTTGCCAGAAGATGAAAATAGCCAACAAAGTGAAGAATTAATATTTTCAGACGAATCATTCTCTGACCAATTACTAGATAGCATGTCAGGGAAATCCAATATGATTTTAAATCAATTTACTAAGAAAACTTGTATATTAGTTGGCTTATCACTAGAGGATGCAACGCTCAAACATTTATTACGGCAAAGTGCTATTTTGTCACCGGGTAATTATCATTATTACATACGATATACAAATGAAGATTTAAGTAATGAGGAGAAGGAAGCAATATTCAATTCTAATTTCACTACATATAACTTAGTTACATTGTTTTTTAACGATAGTGGAATTAGTAAATTTGCTAAACTAATTACACAAGAATCAGAAGAATTCCAATCATTTGCCAGAGAATTAGGGATACCTGTTAAGTTTATAAATTATTTTGTAGGCTCTGTTGCTGTTGGAAAGTCTTCTATACTATCACATTTTGGTAGTTTTCATATTTTAGAGGAATGGATAGATAAACGACCACCAGAGCTAGTAAAACCATTTAGTGATTTAGATATAGAGGAAAAGAAACAGGTTGAAGAATGGATTAACGGACAATTTTGCAAAAAAAATAAATGGTTAACTGAGCAAAAGGAAGGTTTCTTCTTGGTAGACAGGAGCCCTTTAGACCCCATTAGTTTTACCACCGATAAGGAGGAAGAAAAGAAACGAGCAGAAAGTATGTTGAAGGGGATTAGCAATGGAGAAGGACTAATGGTAGTTCCTGGTAATGTTGTTTTCTTAGAGAGTGATGTAAAAGAACAAAAAGGCAGATTGCTTGCAAAAAGAAAAGCTTCATGGACAGAAGAATTTTTGAGTGAGTTGAATATAAAAACTAAAAAACTCTACGCAGAGAATTACTCAACATGTATAGTAAATAGCCGAAGCTCTCTACATGACACAATTAAAAATACAGCTAAAGTACTTTTCTGCGATGACTACAATGAAAAAAATCTTCATAATAACTTAGAAAAATTAGCAAAAGACGGGATTAGTTTATGA
- a CDS encoding YraN family protein: MRELPKIFGDKSEDLATLFLEQEGFIVIERNYFARKLGEIDIIAQKDEVLHFIEVKSGKADFDPVYNVTPDKLRKVINSAHYYMKSKKIDVSFSVDALIIRGDEVEFIENVTL, encoded by the coding sequence ATGCGTGAACTCCCCAAAATTTTTGGTGATAAAAGTGAGGATCTGGCTACCCTGTTCCTGGAGCAGGAAGGCTTTATTGTCATCGAACGGAATTACTTCGCCAGAAAACTAGGTGAGATCGACATCATCGCCCAGAAAGATGAGGTACTGCATTTCATTGAAGTGAAGTCGGGGAAAGCGGACTTTGACCCTGTCTATAATGTGACGCCTGACAAGCTCAGAAAAGTGATTAACTCTGCACACTACTATATGAAAAGTAAAAAGATCGATGTTTCTTTTTCCGTAGATGCACTCATTATCCGTGGTGATGAAGTTGAATTCATTGAGAATGTTACGCTATAA
- a CDS encoding 5'-nucleotidase, giving the protein MPLDLSESLVIGISATALFDLSKADSNFRKKIKKDPDTAIEKYRNYMLKHENDPLDDGTGMPLVKALLNLNKYQKEGEPPIVEVVVMSRNSPETGYRVLNEIRRRKLKISRSAFTAGESNVDYLDAFYVDLFLTTSEKDAQRVIDSNVCASAIVKAPPKINKHLAEDQVRFAFDADAVIFSEDSEIVNQTKGLPAFHENEDKSQDIPLRKGPHAKLLMKLAKVQERLPGRIEFSPIKIAIMTARNSPAEMRVIKTLRSWNVYVDEAFFLGGLQKSRFLKAFKPHIFFDDQDSHLDPAAGDVPSAKVLYPSGSPLTKMIKKKKKH; this is encoded by the coding sequence ATGCCTCTCGATCTATCAGAATCTCTTGTAATTGGGATATCTGCAACCGCATTATTCGATCTTTCAAAAGCAGATAGCAATTTTCGTAAAAAAATAAAAAAAGATCCCGATACAGCTATTGAAAAATATAGAAATTATATGCTCAAGCATGAAAATGATCCACTTGACGATGGTACTGGTATGCCCCTTGTTAAAGCATTATTAAATTTGAATAAATATCAAAAAGAAGGTGAACCTCCTATAGTAGAGGTTGTGGTTATGTCAAGAAATAGTCCAGAAACAGGGTATAGAGTTCTGAATGAAATACGAAGAAGAAAATTGAAGATATCCAGATCGGCTTTTACTGCAGGGGAATCAAATGTAGATTACTTGGATGCCTTTTATGTAGATTTATTTTTAACAACAAGTGAAAAGGATGCACAAAGGGTTATTGATAGTAATGTATGTGCCTCTGCAATTGTAAAAGCTCCACCAAAAATAAATAAGCATCTAGCAGAGGATCAAGTTCGTTTTGCATTTGATGCAGATGCAGTAATTTTTAGTGAAGATAGTGAAATAGTAAATCAGACTAAGGGGTTGCCTGCTTTCCATGAGAATGAGGATAAGTCACAAGATATACCTCTGAGAAAAGGACCACATGCTAAACTTTTAATGAAGTTGGCAAAAGTTCAAGAGCGATTACCTGGAAGAATAGAGTTTTCCCCTATTAAAATCGCTATCATGACAGCACGGAATAGTCCTGCCGAAATGAGAGTTATCAAAACACTTAGAAGCTGGAATGTATATGTTGATGAAGCATTTTTTCTAGGAGGTTTGCAAAAAAGCCGTTTTTTAAAAGCATTTAAACCCCACATATTTTTCGATGATCAAGACTCTCATTTGGATCCTGCAGCAGGAGATGTACCATCTGCTAAAGTCCTATACCCAAGTGGTTCACCACTTACGAAAATGATTAAGAAAAAGAAAAAACATTAA